AAAGCAAAAAAGCCCGTTCTTCTAAAAAGAGGTATGCATTCAACGATTGAAGAGTGGTTAAGTTGTGCAGAATATATCCTCGCTGAGGGAAACTACGACGTTATTTTGTGTGAAAGGGGAATAAGAACCTTCGAAAGGGCAACAAGGAACACCCTTGATGTAAGTGCGGTATCCGTTCTTAGAGAGATCACCGATCTTCCCGTGATTGTAGACCCTTCGCACGCTGCAGGACGG
The sequence above is a segment of the Thermodesulfobacteriota bacterium genome. Coding sequences within it:
- a CDS encoding 3-deoxy-7-phosphoheptulonate synthase — translated: KAKKPVLLKRGMHSTIEEWLSCAEYILAEGNYDVILCERGIRTFERATRNTLDVSAVSVLREITDLPVIVDPSHAAGRASLVPSLSLAALAAGADGLMIEVHINPDTALSDKEQSLRPEEFESLMRKINKLRETVRTLYERD